ATGCATCTTCAGCTTCAATGAACATGCTGCTGTTCATTTTCATCAAAACATGGCTTCTAAACTaccataaataaaatacacatggaacaattaaatttttttcttacagtaAGTACTTTTACATTAAAAAGTCACCATGATCTTCAGATATATTGAAAATTAGGACTTTAAAATCTTATTTCCCAGTCTTAGTGAACAATCTTGCACAGGCCCGATAATCCAAAACTTGGAGCTCTGATCTACACAGCTTGGCAGGTTTCACACAGTTTGACAGGTAGGCAACTGTGagatatgcatttttaaaattagcattttCTATCAAAACAGTCTGAAATCTTTTAAAATCCTCACATAGACTGTATTTGTGCAATGCCACAGTCATGTAGctagaaaggagaaaacaaaatacaGCCTGGAACATTAATCACAGTCCAAACTTTCTTGGTCTGCAGTTTAAACAAAGATGATCCCAGGGAATCCAATTAAATATAGTGCCTTAAATAGGGGGAAGTTGGTCCTAGAATAACTTAAGCTACTACACAGGAACGGTCTCCACCACGGGTGATTTGATGCACTCTTCGTGCAATCTGTTCTTTTCTGCGAGGCTCAAAGAATTGTCAGCAGGATGCTCTGAAATGTGACTGTCACCATTCAATGTGGAGACAAACCCTTCCTGGGAGGGGCCTTTCAAGTAGGAGTGAAATTCCATTTGAGGATGACTGGACCTGTGTTCAGGATATAAGCTATTGCAGGGCCCACTGCTATCACTTTCTGAAGAGGAGCAGCAAACAATGACGGAGGGGTTGGCAGCTGGGTAGTGGGAGGTGCCGTAGGCCTCTTCTGCTTGGCGGGCATAGTCAACGAACTGCTCTGGGGTCATGGTGTAAGGCACCAGCGAAAGGGTACCGTTTTTGACAGTATCTCTTTCAGAATAGGTTTCAGAGATCTGGTTAGGAGTTCCTGGAATGTGGCTATCTATTTGGTAATACAGAGTCGAAGAGTTGGCATAAAAAGAAGCATTTTTTGTGTGGCTTTCGTGAACGGCAGTGCCATCAGAATAACAAAGGACCGAAGGAAGTGGGACAACTTCGGCATGGGGGCCCAGACCTTCCACAAAGCTGTCTCCTTTGTCATCGTCGTCGTcgtcatcctcctcctcctcctcttcttcatcCTCCTCCTCGTCTGATTCACTAGGTGCCAAGCTTTGTGTGCTGGAATCGGTGACCCCGCTGCAGAAGCTGctcccatcctcctcctcctcctcttcctctccttggCAATCCAATTCCTCAGCAGACTGCAGGTGCAGCACTGCAGCCTGGGGTTCAGTTTCAATCTCAAAATTGTCTGCGATAGAATATTCTACAGAGTGAGCAACAGGGCCCATAGAGCTACTGTGAGCACTTATCTCCCCGTGGCAGCCGTTCAGCGTGGGGATTTGTTGCTCTCGGTTTTTCTCCAGTTCAAGTTTCATTATGGTGTGCAAAAAGTGAGTCCGGACTCGGATAGGATTAAACTCAATTCTACCTGCTGTGTTACTACATCCTTCTTTAGTGCAGCCACATGGGAAAGACATCCGATCCACCTTGGAAAGAAGAACACAGATTAGCCCCATGGAAGTACTACAAACCAAATCAAAATCCAAAACCTTTCGGCAACCCTTTTGAATCACGGATTGCTGAATTCCACTTGAGTCAGAGCACATGCTAATCAGACtgcaaatggaaaagaaaaggggaagtGAAGGCTTAAAATCTgagttaataatttttaaacctttattttaaaaaatgggttataGTTATCAGTGTGCTTTTTTTAGTTCATTGACTCCTCTGGTgctttctttacttctttctctaTTCTACTTTGCTCCCTTTTCTCTATCCCACTTATTTTGCTCCCATTTTTTCAATGCTTCTATCTTTTCCCTAATCTCTCTTTCCTTCAGCTGCATTCCAGTTCATATGCTGCTCAGTTTTAAACAAACCAACTTACTGAACTCATCCCCACTGGCTGTTTTTGTTaggttgtttttttaggaggtaccagagatggaacctgggacctcatatatgggaagtgggtgctcaaccacttgagctacatctgctcccctccactagCTATGTTTAATCTCAATGGTATGACATTGTCCATGTTAGCCAcacctttttcattttctttgctatGCTGttgtaaaattaatttctttaccCAGGTTGGCACCACTTAGCATCACATATTCTGATAATTCTCTCTTAATGGTTTTCCTTCTCACCTTGTGGATCTTTGGCACAGGGGTGCCTGTGATGGGGCCCCATGACTGCACTGGGCACCCACATTCATGATTCTGGATGGTCTTggctctccctttccccacttcCCTTCTTGAGGGAAGGGAATGTTCATTTCATCAATATCTCAGAACTATTCAAGTGCTTGGGCTCTGTAGATATTATAGAGTGATTGGGTGAAGCAAGTGCTGATGGACTGATGTCTCCACTGAGGTGATAAGCAGAATTTGGTGTAATCTGAGGGTATTCCCAATTGTCTCAGACAAATTAACCTGAATGCAGACCCCAGTAAG
The nucleotide sequence above comes from Dasypus novemcinctus isolate mDasNov1 chromosome 7, mDasNov1.1.hap2, whole genome shotgun sequence. Encoded proteins:
- the CSRNP3 gene encoding cysteine/serine-rich nuclear protein 3, encoding MSGILKRKFEEVDGSSPCSSVRESDDEVSSSESADSGDSVNPSTSNHFTPSSILKREKRLRTKNVHFSCVTVYYFTRRQGFTSVPSQGGSTLGMSSRHNSVRQYTLGEFAREQERLHREMLREHLREEKLNSLKLKMTKNGTVDSEEASTLTVDDISDDDIDLDNTEVDEYFFLQPLPTKKRRALLRASGVKKIDVEEKHELRAIRLSREDCGCDCRVFCDPETCTCSLAGIKCQVDRMSFPCGCTKEGCSNTAGRIEFNPIRVRTHFLHTIMKLELEKNREQQIPTLNGCHGEISAHSSSMGPVAHSVEYSIADNFEIETEPQAAVLHLQSAEELDCQGEEEEEEEDGSSFCSGVTDSSTQSLAPSESDEEEDEEEEEEEDDDDDDDKGDSFVEGLGPHAEVVPLPSVLCYSDGTAVHESHTKNASFYANSSTLYYQIDSHIPGTPNQISETYSERDTVKNGTLSLVPYTMTPEQFVDYARQAEEAYGTSHYPAANPSVIVCCSSSESDSSGPCNSLYPEHRSSHPQMEFHSYLKGPSQEGFVSTLNGDSHISEHPADNSLSLAEKNRLHEECIKSPVVETVPV